In Scleropages formosus chromosome 20, fSclFor1.1, whole genome shotgun sequence, a single window of DNA contains:
- the LOC108933008 gene encoding ataxin-2-like protein isoform X4 has protein sequence MLKQQQPGSGGRKTSNGIMGQNSMPSSASGMSNRTASGRSRNSAKPPSQSPVYEGVYNNARMLHYLTAVVGSTCDIRVKNGSVYEGIFKTLSSRCELAVDAVHRRSEEGGGPSAPPRREDITDTMIFSPSDLVTMTCRDVDLNYATRDNFTDTAISSSRVNGEHKEKVLQRWEGGDSNGESYDLDTDASNGWDANEMFRFNEENYGVKSTYDSSLSLYTVPLERGSSEGFRQREARAARLASEIESSPQYRHRVALENDDGKTEEERFSAVVRDRDGVDRERGTESPRERGRDSPNCGSREGKYIPPQRARDMGVSGMRGERGERGGAASGSASHPNRMGGYHSNRPTPSSSSPRPALSSSSSQSTSTSERSSPLSSRGGYSPHHPQNSPGATAAYTPPASLSTNSGGNFGGALSRPSEPSVAATVPSTVSPSSPPAPHGQPVSHSLSHPHSLSEAGRSVNGVPSRTSPKSQRSVQNRPARTASSHTTSAVSRPPKSGVSSADAPLAASQFQDNVQVSMTTQKQTGPAPLFPVDVNEILGSAVKERPTENAVSPQDGKGCKVPSVQQRSQIEELRKFGKEFRLQPSGGSSGNSSTAAAASTEPPQSGPAKPSPAEPTSAPESKHAASQNPSQSPAPPSSPEDRPRDKEPEGATSGAVPAAQAAAAASERQSPGAPQPARTPGGEEAKPDAADRVEGVTDQVKKSTLNPNAKEFNPNKPPLTLSKPTSAPTPPRPTPQSPSVVLPPPPGQGPIYNSTTYVSYVPQMHPVQAPPMYQYTMSAVNQGKYSRAKGSVVAPRSDHSSSAPPMLQAAASAAGPPLVASPYPQSYLQYNPQQYSQQVLQPMTPYPGQPMYSVLQAGARMLGSGGAHPQALAPPGGPQFPGQAEGPQGPQQGLYAPQTFPHHSGTMHPPQPSSTPTGSQPPPQHTAPSPGQSAQSGPQTQSLYHSGQLSATTPPTMPPGHSSPQGSYPLQGYSLHGPQPIPHTYPSIGQLAQAHVPGTLSAPHHTGTHAPPPVMLLHAPPPQQGPGSGPQHPQHGPPPQQGTHQHYAYTISHPQVPVQAHPSQQLPFHPTGN, from the exons ATGTTGAAGCAGCAACAGCCCGGTTCCGGCGGGCGAAAAACCTCCAATGGGATCATGGGCCAGAACAGCATGCCTTCCTCTGCTTCGGGCATGAGCAACAGGACAGCGAGTGGAAG GAGCCGAAACTCTGCGAAGCCGCCGTCCCAGTCGCCT GTATATGAAGGAGTGTACAATAATGCTAGGATGCTGCACTACCTTACAGCTGTGGTG GGCTCAACTTGTGATATCAGGGTGAAGAACGGCAGTGTATACGAGGGCATCTTCAAGACCTTAAGTTCACgg TGCGAGCTGGCCGTGGATGCGGTGCATCGTCGCAGTGAAGAGGGCGGTGGCCCGTCGGCTCCTCCCAGGAGAGAAGACATCACGGACACCATGATCTTCAGCCCATCGGACCTGGTCACAATGACCTGCAGGGACGTGGACCTCAATTACGCCACTCGAG ACAACTTCACGGACACAGCAATCAGCTCTTCTCGGGTGAACGGGGAACACAAAGAGAAGGTGCTGCAGAGATGGGAGGGAGGAGATAGCAACGGCGAAAGTTACGACCTGGACACAGACGCG TCCAATGGCTGGGACGCCAATGAGATGTTTCGCTTCAATGAAGAGAACTATGGTGTCAAGTCAACATACGACTCCAGCCTCTCGTTATATAC TGTGCCTCTAGAGAGAGGCAGCTCAGAGGGCTTCCGCCAAAGAGAGGCCCGTGCAGCGCGTCTGGCCAGCGAGATCGAATCAAGCCCGCAGTACCGGCATCGCGTTGCCCTGGAAAATGACGATGGGAAGACGGAGGAAGAGCGTTTCAGTGCCGTTGTCCGAGATCGAGATGGGGTCGATCGGGAGAGGGGCACGGAGAGCCCTCGGGAGAGGGGCAGAGACAGTCCGAACTGCGGCAGCAG GGAGGGAAAATACATTCCGCCACAAAGAGCCAGAGACATGGGAGTGTCGGGCatgagaggagagagaggagaacgAGGGGGTGCCGCGTCTGGCTCAGCTTCTCACCCCAACAGAATGGGGGGCTACCATTCCAACAGACCCACGCCTTCAAGCTCCTCCCCCAGGCCGgctctgtcctcctccagcagccagTCGACATCGACGTCAGAAAGGAGTAGCCCTCTTTCCAGCAGAGGAGGGTACTCTCCGCATCATCCGCAGAACAGCCCTGGTGCGACTGCTGCATACACCCCTCCCGCTTCTCTGAGTACCAATAGTGGCGGCAACTTCGGCGGAGCGTTGTCTCGCCCCAGTGAGCCCTCTGTAGCGGCTACAGTGCCCTCGACGGTGTCTCCCAGCAGCCCACCTGCCCCTCATGGGCAGCCCGTGTCACATTCGTTGTCCCACCCTCACTCTCTGTCCGAAGCAGGTCGTTCGGTCAATGGAG TGCCGTCCAGAACCTCTCCTAAATCGCAGAGGTCGGTACAAAACAGACCTGCCCGGACGGCCAGTTCCCACACCACGTCGGCTG TGTCTCGCCCACCAAAATCGGGGGTTTCCTCAGCGGATGCCCCTCTTGCTGCTTCTCAGTTCCAAGACAATGTACAGGTCTCCATGacaacacagaaacaaactggCCCAGCTCCTCTTTTCCCTGTAGATG TGAATGAGATCCTTGGCTCTGCAGTCAAGGAAAGGCCAACCGAGAACGCAGTCAGTCCACAGGATGGAAAAGGCTGCAAAG TTCCCTCGGTTCAACAGCGCTCACAAATCGAAGAGCTTCGGAAATTTGGGAaagaattcagg CTTCAGCCCAGCGGAGGAAGCTCCGGCAACAGCAGCACCGCAGCGGCAGCATCCACGGAACCTCCACAGTCCGGTCCAGCCAAGCCTTCTCCGGCAGAGCCTACGTCTGCCCCTGAATCCAAACACGCCGCAAGCCAGAATCCCTCCCAGTCCCCTGCACCGCCCTCCTCCCCTGAGGATCGGCCCAGAGACAAGGAGCCGGAGGGGGCGACCAGCGGTGCTGTGCCAGCAGcccaagcagcagcagcagcttcagaGAGGCAGTCTCCGGGAGCACCGCAGCCGGCCAGGACCCCGGGCGGCGAAGAAGCCAAGCCCGACGCTGCGGACAGGGTGGAGGgtgtgactga CCAAGTGAAGAAATCAACCCTGAACCCCAACGCCAAGGAGTTCAACCCCAACAAACCCCCCCTGACACTG TCGAAACCTACctcagcccccaccccaccgcgcCCCACCCCCCAGAGTCCCTCGGTGGTCCTGCCACCACCTCCAGGGCAGGGACCCATCTACAACTCCACCACCTACGTGTCCTACGTTCCCCAGATGCATCCCGTTCAG gcCCCTCCCATGTACCAGTACACCATGTCTGCAGTTAATCAGGGGAAGTACTCCAGAGCAAAAG GATCGGTGGTGGCCCCCCGCTCGGACCATAGCTCCTCCGCACCTCCCATGCTTCAAGCGGCGGCCTCGGCAGCTGGTCCCCCCTTGGTCGCCTCTCCTTACCCACAATCCTACCTGCAATACAACCCACAGCAGTACAGCCAGCAGGTCCTGCAGCCCATGACGCCATACCCAGGACAG CCGATGTACTCGGTGCTACAGGCTGGTGCTCGCATGCTGGGCTCGGGGGGTGCGCACCCCCAGGCCCTGGCACCCCCTGGTGGCCCTCAGTTCCCAGGACAGGCAGAGGGACCTCAAGGACCACAGCAGGGACTGTATG CTCCTCAGACGTTCCCACATCACTCTGGAACCATGCACCCTCCACAGCCCTCCAGCACCCCCACAGGCAGCCAGCCACCCCCCCAGCACACGGCCCCCAGCCCCGGCCAG TCTGCGCAGTCGGGCCCCCAGACTCAGTCTCTGTACCACTCTGGCCAGCTATCTGCTACGACCCCTCCCACCATGCCCCCGGGTCACAGCTCCCCCCAGGGCTCCTATCCCCTTCAGGGCTACAGTCTGCACGGACCCCAGCCTATTCCACACACCTATCCATCGATTGGCCAGCTAGCGCAG GCCCACGTACCAGGCACTCTGTCAGCCCCCCACCACACGGGCACACATGCCCCCCCTCCAGTGATGCTGCTGCATGCACCACCTCCCCAGCAGGGACCTGGGTCTGGCCCCCAGCACCCCCAGCATGGACCACCTCCCCAGCAGGGCACCCATCAGCACTATGCCTACACCATCTCCCATCCCCAGG TTCCGGTCCAGGCGCACCCATCCCAGCAGCTCCCCTTCCACCCCACTGGGAACTGA